From a region of the Thermofilaceae archaeon genome:
- a CDS encoding MFS transporter — translation MRNPGTSDSHTEDRGREVYASIAALYLAYFFSFFHRTVTGILSDEMREIAERSGWDPALLSITVSSAYFYTYAAMQIPAGILADALGARRYAALSTSLMALGSLLSSIASPLPLIVGRLLVGLGAAAIWISMQRVIGVNVGKARGGLLTGLGLMVGGLGNIAATLPARLLLVRFGLSGLFLSTGLASLLASIAILLAVNDEGLGLGSVKAGLSATLKQLGSVARTPHSLALAVAGLATYSAYLAFMSYWAPLYFEEYTPVTGDAVASLLLLASISFTAAVPFVGYVSDARGRRKPILVASCILHGAAWASAIVLANAPPERLAPYMVLLGIIAATHSIISPMARELYRPEFSGTTLSFVNGVTFAGVAVYQAAGYVIRDPLQALMVFSMIAAVATVLTHFVWETMD, via the coding sequence ATGAGGAACCCTGGTACGAGCGATAGTCACACTGAAGATCGGGGAAGGGAGGTTTACGCGAGTATCGCCGCGCTCTACCTTGCCTACTTCTTCTCCTTCTTCCACAGAACAGTTACCGGTATACTTTCAGACGAAATGAGAGAGATCGCTGAACGATCAGGGTGGGACCCGGCTCTCCTCAGCATCACCGTCTCCTCCGCCTACTTCTACACCTACGCTGCCATGCAGATCCCGGCCGGTATCCTAGCCGACGCGCTTGGGGCGAGGAGGTACGCCGCGCTCAGTACATCACTAATGGCCCTAGGTTCACTGCTATCCTCCATTGCTTCACCGCTGCCCTTAATCGTTGGCCGCCTCCTCGTCGGCCTTGGTGCAGCCGCGATCTGGATCTCGATGCAGAGGGTCATCGGAGTGAACGTGGGGAAGGCTCGCGGCGGCCTGCTTACGGGTCTGGGTCTGATGGTGGGCGGTTTGGGTAACATTGCAGCAACGCTGCCGGCTCGACTCTTGCTCGTGAGGTTCGGTCTAAGCGGCCTATTCCTTTCGACGGGGCTTGCCTCGCTCCTCGCGTCGATAGCGATCCTGCTCGCGGTGAATGATGAGGGGCTAGGGCTAGGTAGCGTGAAAGCTGGCCTTTCAGCCACGCTCAAGCAGTTGGGAAGCGTAGCGCGAACCCCCCATTCGCTCGCTCTAGCGGTAGCAGGCTTAGCCACGTACTCCGCTTACCTCGCTTTCATGTCGTACTGGGCGCCCTTGTACTTTGAGGAGTACACCCCTGTTACAGGGGATGCGGTGGCCAGCCTACTGCTTCTCGCGTCAATCTCCTTCACGGCTGCCGTCCCGTTCGTCGGCTACGTCAGCGACGCAAGGGGTAGAAGGAAGCCGATCCTGGTGGCGAGCTGCATCCTACACGGCGCAGCTTGGGCGTCGGCTATTGTGCTGGCCAACGCTCCCCCGGAGCGCCTCGCCCCGTACATGGTTCTACTCGGCATAATCGCCGCCACCCACTCGATCATTTCACCCATGGCTAGGGAGCTATACAGGCCGGAGTTCTCGGGAACAACTCTCTCCTTCGTGAACGGCGTAACGTTCGCGGGGGTAGCCGTGTACCAGGCAGCAGGGTACGTTATCCGCGACCCTCTCCAAGCGTTGATGGTGTTCTCAATGATCGCCGCCGTTGCTACGGTGCTGACCCACTTCGTGTGGGAGACGATGGATTAG
- a CDS encoding HesA/MoeB/ThiF family protein, which produces MPASRYLRQIMVWGGEAQEALASSRVLVAGLGGLGSAASLYLTAAGVGKLVLVDHDRVEKSDLNRQVLHWDRDVGRLKVESAAEKLRMLNPEVEVEPIAEKLSSVEQTVRLVSGVDVVVDCLDNWPSRFLLNEACVRAAKPLVHAAVEGAAGWLTVVKPGEGPCLRCIFPRAPPEKSAIPVIGPLPGVLGAAEAFEALKLLTGFGKPLLGRLLYLDLAEATVETFNLRKRLDCPVCSQQANPSSPTRSGSAP; this is translated from the coding sequence TTGCCGGCTAGCCGGTACCTGAGGCAGATAATGGTTTGGGGCGGAGAGGCTCAGGAAGCGCTTGCGTCGTCGAGAGTGCTCGTTGCCGGGCTTGGTGGTTTGGGTTCAGCCGCCTCCCTCTACCTCACGGCCGCAGGAGTGGGTAAGCTCGTGCTCGTCGATCACGACCGGGTGGAGAAGAGCGACTTGAACAGGCAGGTGCTCCACTGGGATCGGGATGTGGGAAGGCTGAAGGTGGAGTCGGCCGCGGAGAAGCTGCGCATGCTGAACCCTGAGGTGGAGGTGGAACCCATCGCAGAGAAGCTCAGCTCGGTGGAACAAACAGTGAGGCTCGTGAGCGGTGTTGACGTGGTTGTTGACTGCCTGGACAATTGGCCGAGCAGGTTCCTGCTCAACGAAGCGTGCGTTCGAGCTGCGAAACCCCTCGTCCACGCGGCTGTCGAGGGAGCTGCGGGGTGGTTGACGGTCGTGAAACCCGGCGAAGGGCCCTGCCTGAGATGCATCTTCCCCCGAGCACCCCCTGAGAAATCCGCTATTCCGGTCATTGGGCCTCTCCCCGGTGTGCTAGGTGCGGCAGAGGCTTTCGAAGCGTTGAAGCTGTTGACAGGCTTCGGAAAACCCCTCCTAGGTCGCCTACTCTACTTGGACTTGGCCGAAGCGACCGTAGAGACGTTTAACTTGAGGAAGAGGTTGGACTGCCCGGTCTGCTCTCAGCAGGCTAATCCATCGTCTCCCACACGAAGTGGGTCAGCACCGTAG
- a CDS encoding family 10 glycosylhydrolase, whose product MGELLQLLREASEHELFGIRGVYSSVDTKRAVDALVEKAAGSGFNLLIWFVNPRRGPEGVTASYRTEFFPCGQACEEDLLAYLIEKAREAGLKVWAWFGFMGYKSLLEKHRDWAAVWPDGRSTLERPCSPGGERFYVMNPAHPEVVDFWRRALIDLVARYSVDGVNFEDDFGYGYCGEWFSYDELNHRRFTRFLEERGITDLEWPSDAVEGGRYYSYWIEYKCEVVAEVACELVKAVKSVKPGLEVSLATEVSRERNRRVHGIDWVELGRRGVFDCFTFMAYTADDRTLEHWVKGVFEELRGSKTKPVMIIGWELRGHPAVDWVRQALIVRRLGGDDLIVFWDGGLDSSGAWGYMGKLFETMRRRGQRV is encoded by the coding sequence ATGGGGGAGCTACTTCAACTGCTTCGTGAAGCGTCTGAGCATGAGCTGTTCGGTATTCGCGGGGTCTACAGCTCCGTTGATACGAAGCGTGCCGTGGATGCGCTCGTCGAGAAGGCTGCCGGCTCGGGCTTCAACCTGCTGATCTGGTTTGTAAACCCGCGGCGGGGGCCTGAAGGTGTTACAGCTTCGTATAGGACCGAGTTCTTCCCCTGCGGACAGGCCTGCGAGGAGGATCTCCTCGCCTACCTCATCGAGAAGGCTCGCGAGGCGGGGTTAAAGGTTTGGGCCTGGTTCGGCTTCATGGGCTACAAGTCCCTGCTGGAGAAGCATCGGGATTGGGCTGCAGTCTGGCCTGACGGTAGGAGTACGCTCGAGAGGCCGTGCAGCCCCGGCGGCGAGAGGTTCTACGTGATGAACCCTGCCCACCCCGAAGTCGTCGACTTCTGGAGGCGGGCGCTGATCGATTTAGTGGCGCGGTACAGTGTGGACGGGGTTAACTTCGAGGACGACTTCGGCTACGGTTACTGCGGCGAGTGGTTCAGCTACGATGAGCTGAACCACCGGCGCTTCACGCGCTTCCTAGAGGAGCGCGGCATCACGGATCTGGAGTGGCCCAGCGACGCCGTGGAGGGCGGTAGGTACTACAGCTACTGGATCGAGTACAAGTGCGAGGTTGTCGCTGAAGTGGCTTGCGAACTCGTGAAAGCGGTAAAATCGGTTAAGCCGGGCTTGGAAGTCTCGCTGGCGACGGAGGTCAGCAGGGAGAGGAACAGGAGGGTTCACGGCATCGACTGGGTAGAGCTGGGAAGAAGGGGGGTGTTCGACTGCTTCACCTTCATGGCCTACACTGCAGACGACCGCACTCTCGAGCATTGGGTCAAGGGAGTTTTCGAGGAGCTTCGGGGCTCGAAGACCAAGCCCGTGATGATCATCGGGTGGGAGCTCAGGGGGCATCCTGCTGTCGATTGGGTGCGGCAGGCGCTGATCGTCAGGAGGCTAGGAGGCGACGACTTGATCGTCTTCTGGGACGGGGGGCTCGACTCCTCTGGCGCTTGGGGCTACATGGGAAAGCTCTTTGAGACCATGAGGAGGCGCGGGCAGCGGGTGTGA
- a CDS encoding alpha-glucosidase/alpha-galactosidase, with protein MEKLKIAFIGAGSAVWSSTIVIDLLINEGLRSRKLDIWLMDISDERLDIIYGFAKRYVEEMKSNADVHRTKDRREAIRDADFVINSAMAGGHGYYERMREVSEEHGYYRGINSVEWNMVSDYHTIWGYYQFKLAMEIARDIEELAPDAWFINVANPVFELTTLITRETKVKHIGLCHGHLGFLKAVEVLGIRLAEDKLGERVNALCAAGDPRGYAALMKVVDPSELEVEMSGFNHVIWLTKFKYAGEDAYHYIDEWIEENAEEYWSVWREHVTNPFDIDLSPAAVDMYRTYGLFPVGDTVRGGTWKYHWNLKTKQRWYGPIGGPDSEIGWTMYLTGLRMRLESFKRAVADTSTPLTRRFPPRPSGESLVEIIEAIVNDRPKEYYTLTPPFPGAPSIPVPIQVNVPNMGALPGIPDNVAVEMPVKIDGKGVHRRPLTPLSRRVMNYVMLPRLMRAEWAIEAFLEGGRDHLFNWLIVDPRTKSSKQVEETIDALLKLPGNEEMAKHYS; from the coding sequence GTGGAAAAGCTCAAGATTGCTTTCATTGGAGCTGGAAGCGCTGTTTGGTCCAGCACGATCGTTATCGACCTTCTGATCAACGAGGGGTTGAGGAGTAGGAAGCTGGACATCTGGTTAATGGACATAAGCGATGAGAGGCTCGACATAATCTACGGTTTCGCGAAGAGGTACGTTGAGGAAATGAAGTCGAACGCAGACGTGCACAGGACAAAGGATAGGCGTGAAGCCATCAGGGACGCGGACTTCGTTATCAACTCGGCGATGGCCGGTGGCCACGGCTACTACGAGCGCATGCGCGAAGTATCGGAGGAGCACGGCTACTACCGTGGTATTAACAGCGTTGAGTGGAACATGGTGAGCGACTACCACACGATCTGGGGGTACTACCAGTTCAAACTGGCCATGGAGATCGCGAGGGACATCGAGGAGCTAGCACCAGACGCCTGGTTCATCAATGTTGCGAACCCCGTCTTCGAGCTGACGACGCTTATAACGAGGGAGACAAAAGTTAAGCACATAGGGCTGTGTCACGGCCACCTAGGCTTCCTTAAGGCTGTGGAGGTTCTAGGTATCAGGTTGGCTGAGGACAAGCTCGGAGAAAGAGTGAACGCGCTCTGTGCAGCTGGTGATCCAAGGGGTTACGCGGCCCTCATGAAGGTGGTTGACCCAAGCGAGCTCGAAGTCGAAATGTCCGGTTTCAACCACGTTATCTGGCTGACCAAGTTCAAGTACGCGGGTGAGGACGCGTACCACTACATCGACGAGTGGATCGAAGAGAACGCTGAGGAGTACTGGAGCGTGTGGCGCGAACACGTAACCAACCCCTTCGACATAGACCTGTCGCCAGCAGCTGTGGACATGTACAGGACCTACGGTCTCTTCCCCGTCGGCGACACAGTGAGGGGCGGGACTTGGAAGTACCATTGGAACCTGAAGACGAAGCAGAGGTGGTACGGGCCGATCGGTGGGCCGGACTCTGAGATCGGATGGACGATGTACCTGACGGGATTGAGGATGCGGCTTGAATCTTTCAAACGCGCGGTTGCAGATACTTCAACACCCTTGACCAGAAGGTTTCCACCGAGACCCAGCGGCGAGTCCCTGGTGGAGATCATCGAAGCGATCGTCAACGACAGGCCGAAGGAGTACTACACCCTCACGCCACCCTTCCCTGGAGCCCCCTCGATACCGGTGCCGATTCAGGTGAACGTGCCCAACATGGGCGCTCTACCGGGGATACCCGACAACGTTGCGGTTGAAATGCCCGTGAAAATCGATGGTAAAGGGGTTCACAGAAGGCCGCTAACCCCGCTTTCCAGGAGGGTGATGAACTACGTGATGCTGCCCAGGCTGATGCGCGCCGAGTGGGCGATCGAAGCTTTCCTTGAGGGTGGTAGGGACCACCTCTTCAACTGGCTGATAGTCGACCCCAGGACCAAGAGCAGCAAGCAGGTTGAGGAAACGATCGACGCCCTGCTAAAGCTGCCCGGAAACGAGGAGATGGCCAAGCACTACAGCTAG
- a CDS encoding amidohydrolase family protein, producing the protein MRVLDCHVHATGGETSEELVREMDRYGIDAIVLFSPYPGVRRDEYRGAFEYSSSMQRASAEHVAMLQRDHPDRIIGFLWLEPRLAEALEILEWAICSLELRGIKMIPYHWYPYDEKLLRIYEKIEELRVPIIFHSGSSLVLKTRPATAGLSTMRCSSTFRA; encoded by the coding sequence GTGAGGGTTCTCGATTGCCACGTGCATGCGACTGGGGGAGAGACTTCTGAGGAGCTGGTGAGGGAAATGGACCGTTACGGCATTGATGCGATCGTTCTCTTCTCCCCCTACCCTGGTGTACGCCGGGACGAGTACAGGGGGGCATTCGAGTACAGCTCCAGTATGCAGCGGGCTTCGGCAGAGCACGTAGCGATGCTGCAGAGGGATCACCCCGATCGTATCATAGGCTTCCTCTGGCTTGAACCTAGGCTGGCTGAAGCACTCGAAATCCTCGAGTGGGCGATCTGCAGCTTAGAGCTCCGTGGAATCAAGATGATACCCTACCACTGGTACCCCTACGATGAGAAGCTGTTGAGGATCTACGAGAAGATAGAGGAGCTAAGGGTGCCGATAATCTTCCACTCCGGATCCTCTTTGGTTTTGAAGACTCGTCCCGCTACTGCAGGCCTGTCAACTATGAGGTGCTCATCAACTTTCCGCGCCTGA
- a CDS encoding amidohydrolase family protein, whose product MLINFPRLKFALAHVSWPWIDECIALWGRFRYSAERAGRDVQMFIDATPGTPQAYRREAFAKLMAYGAYAHVMFGSDSTARSLAYSASVRERDVRMLREELGMPNSVIEAYLYSNAARFLGLK is encoded by the coding sequence GTGCTCATCAACTTTCCGCGCCTGAAGTTCGCCCTAGCCCACGTGAGCTGGCCGTGGATCGATGAGTGCATAGCCCTCTGGGGCCGCTTCAGGTACTCGGCCGAGAGGGCTGGGAGGGATGTGCAAATGTTCATCGATGCGACACCAGGCACTCCGCAAGCCTACAGGAGAGAGGCTTTCGCCAAGTTGATGGCATACGGTGCCTACGCTCACGTGATGTTTGGCAGCGATAGTACAGCGCGGAGTCTGGCTTACTCGGCTTCGGTCAGAGAGAGGGATGTGAGGATGCTTAGAGAAGAACTGGGTATGCCCAACAGCGTTATAGAAGCTTACTTGTACTCTAACGCAGCCCGCTTCCTAGGGTTAAAGTAG
- a CDS encoding uroporphyrinogen decarboxylase family protein, whose translation MDSRERVYRLLSFEEADRVALIDFPWPETIDRWRVEGLPRTASIHRFFGFDIYLVGIDVSPKFDPIVLEEADEWVVYRDSYGVVTKSWRGRSGTPMPVEPAIRTLEDFKEYIEPMLDPELPFRATSSRYPFRGDLEKAIKRLQQEFFVAASIFGPFEYVRHIVGEGVNSVLRLVYRDPAMLDYIFDRVGRFLARVADTFEELGADGVWVWDDLAYRSGPFISPQHYRRFVKPQHERILHPFRRRNKPAILHTDGNVKLLIPEFIDAGFTALQPLEVKAGMDVRELKELYGDKLAFIGNIDARVLSKDKESIRREVESKIPMAAKGGGYIAGSDHSVPPDVPLSNYLYFVQLVKEVGRYH comes from the coding sequence GTGGATTCAAGGGAGAGAGTCTACAGGCTTTTGAGCTTCGAGGAGGCCGACAGGGTGGCTCTTATCGACTTCCCGTGGCCGGAGACCATCGACAGGTGGAGGGTTGAGGGTTTACCCAGAACGGCTTCGATACACAGGTTCTTCGGCTTCGACATCTACCTCGTGGGCATCGACGTCTCCCCCAAGTTCGACCCTATCGTGCTCGAGGAAGCTGATGAGTGGGTGGTTTACCGGGACTCCTACGGGGTTGTCACCAAGTCGTGGAGGGGGAGGAGTGGGACGCCGATGCCGGTCGAGCCTGCAATCAGAACTTTGGAGGACTTCAAGGAGTACATCGAACCCATGCTGGACCCCGAGCTCCCCTTCCGCGCCACGAGCAGCCGCTACCCCTTCCGGGGAGACCTGGAGAAGGCTATCAAGAGGCTCCAGCAGGAGTTCTTCGTCGCAGCCAGCATCTTCGGCCCCTTCGAGTACGTGAGGCACATCGTGGGCGAGGGGGTGAACAGCGTTCTACGCCTCGTCTACCGCGATCCGGCTATGCTCGACTACATATTCGATAGGGTCGGCAGGTTCCTAGCCCGGGTGGCTGATACGTTTGAGGAGTTAGGGGCGGATGGAGTGTGGGTATGGGATGATCTGGCCTACAGGAGTGGCCCCTTCATCTCCCCCCAGCACTACAGGCGCTTCGTAAAGCCCCAGCACGAACGCATCCTGCACCCGTTTAGAAGGAGGAATAAGCCGGCAATCCTCCACACCGATGGTAACGTGAAGCTGCTGATACCTGAATTCATTGATGCTGGCTTCACAGCCCTTCAACCCTTGGAGGTGAAAGCCGGGATGGACGTGAGGGAGCTAAAGGAACTCTACGGCGATAAACTCGCGTTTATCGGCAACATCGACGCTCGGGTACTATCGAAGGATAAGGAGAGCATCAGGAGGGAGGTTGAGTCGAAGATTCCCATGGCCGCCAAGGGTGGGGGCTACATCGCGGGCTCTGACCACTCCGTCCCGCCAGACGTCCCACTAAGTAATTACCTCTATTTCGTCCAGCTCGTGAAAGAGGTAGGGCGCTACCACTAG
- a CDS encoding antitoxin VapB family protein: MKTITISDEVYYKLVALKGDRSFTEVIDELIRSNVKGRIQMIIALSRKAAPEGLEEVVRLVREGFKARLVEAAP; this comes from the coding sequence ATGAAAACTATTACGATCAGCGATGAAGTCTACTACAAGCTTGTAGCGCTAAAAGGGGATCGGAGCTTCACCGAGGTGATTGACGAGCTGATAAGATCAAACGTTAAGGGTAGGATCCAGATGATTATCGCACTTTCGCGCAAAGCGGCCCCCGAGGGGCTCGAGGAGGTGGTAAGGTTGGTGAGGGAGGGCTTCAAGGCGAGGCTCGTTGAAGCTGCTCCTTGA
- a CDS encoding type II toxin-antitoxin system VapC family toxin: MKLLLDTSFIIELRRGSKTAESKLRELADTASDVGISALSLYELHLGASLYFLRTGSTSELAWLESFLSWVSVYPVTRSSAEAAARIKAEAMTKGLNLPDIDLLIATSAGPGTLLLTFDSDHEAARQYLSRYDVKVVYLEKR; this comes from the coding sequence TTGAAGCTGCTCCTTGATACGTCCTTCATAATCGAGCTGAGAAGAGGTAGTAAAACCGCGGAGAGTAAGCTCAGGGAGCTTGCCGACACAGCCTCGGATGTGGGAATATCGGCTCTTTCCTTATACGAACTGCACTTGGGAGCCTCTCTGTACTTTCTAAGGACAGGGAGCACTAGTGAGCTAGCTTGGCTTGAAAGTTTCTTAAGTTGGGTCAGCGTGTACCCTGTCACTCGATCTTCGGCTGAAGCTGCGGCTCGAATCAAAGCAGAAGCCATGACGAAGGGATTAAATCTCCCCGATATCGACCTCTTGATTGCGACATCGGCGGGCCCTGGGACGCTCCTTCTTACGTTCGACAGCGACCATGAAGCAGCTAGGCAGTACCTATCCCGCTACGACGTGAAGGTTGTGTACCTCGAGAAGCGCTAG
- a CDS encoding radical SAM protein: protein MSYLKPFDPWRATSLCTCPFKYTVNPYTGCAHGCLYCYASSYIRRFFEPRPKADFIKVVARDLRRVPAGSLINISSSSDPYGPLEAEYGYTRRLLELIAGDYVVEIVTKSDLVVRDADLLARGPSIVSITITTLDRALAARLEPHAPSPDRRLRAIEELSKRGIPVVVRLDPLLPGLNDHPEAIREVLEAAAAAGAQHVVSSTYKAKPDSLRRLSEAFPDTIPRLRGMYVEGGERIHGYMYAPKSSRYRLMKMVRENAHKYGLTFSPCREGFRDLIDRGVSCDGTHLALKKASASRGTQPSRRSGIGTA, encoded by the coding sequence ATGAGCTACCTGAAGCCCTTCGATCCCTGGCGCGCAACCAGCCTGTGTACTTGCCCCTTCAAGTACACGGTAAACCCCTACACAGGTTGTGCTCACGGCTGCCTCTACTGCTACGCTAGCAGCTACATCAGGAGGTTCTTCGAGCCGAGGCCTAAAGCGGACTTCATTAAGGTGGTAGCGAGGGATCTCAGAAGAGTGCCAGCAGGATCTCTCATCAACATCTCCAGCAGTAGCGACCCGTACGGACCCCTCGAGGCGGAGTACGGCTACACCAGGAGGCTGTTGGAGCTCATCGCGGGCGATTACGTCGTTGAGATCGTCACGAAGTCCGACCTCGTCGTGCGGGATGCGGACCTGCTGGCTAGGGGTCCCAGCATAGTCTCAATAACGATCACGACCCTTGACAGAGCCTTAGCAGCCAGGTTAGAGCCGCACGCTCCCTCGCCTGATCGGAGGCTGAGAGCGATCGAGGAGCTATCGAAAAGGGGGATACCGGTCGTTGTAAGACTCGATCCTCTTCTCCCCGGCTTAAACGATCACCCCGAGGCGATAAGGGAGGTTTTGGAGGCTGCTGCAGCTGCAGGCGCTCAGCACGTTGTAAGCAGCACTTACAAGGCCAAGCCGGACAGTCTGAGGAGGCTTTCAGAGGCATTCCCAGACACGATTCCAAGGCTGAGGGGTATGTACGTTGAAGGGGGTGAGCGCATACACGGTTACATGTACGCGCCCAAAAGCAGCAGGTACCGTTTGATGAAAATGGTAAGAGAAAATGCGCACAAGTACGGCTTAACCTTTTCACCATGCAGGGAAGGCTTCCGTGATCTGATCGATCGCGGCGTATCATGCGATGGTACGCATTTGGCGTTGAAAAAGGCTAGCGCTTCTCGAGGTACACAACCTTCACGTCGTAGCGGGATAGGTACTGCCTAG
- the sfsA gene encoding DNA/RNA nuclease SfsA — protein MLLDLPPAVEGRIIRRVNRFVVEVVVGGLVERAYINNTGRLSELLVTGRKCYCLPKSGGLTSLRLIAVDDGVGAALIDTAIQMKAFEKALQARALPWAPCSIISRNPRLGRSVLDYLLDCRGEPVYVELKSAVLRDGFYAAYPDCPTARGRRHVIELAEYAERGGKSLIVFIAALRGVRAFRPYEKGDPEMPNLLRRAASAGVEIRALSMHYDPASSLVVLDNPDLPVIL, from the coding sequence GTGCTGCTCGATTTACCCCCAGCAGTGGAGGGAAGGATCATTAGAAGGGTGAACAGGTTCGTAGTGGAAGTGGTTGTAGGAGGGCTTGTTGAACGGGCGTACATCAACAACACCGGTCGGCTGTCCGAACTTCTAGTAACGGGGAGGAAGTGCTACTGCCTGCCTAAAAGCGGGGGTTTGACAAGCCTGAGGTTGATCGCCGTCGACGACGGAGTTGGAGCGGCTCTCATCGACACGGCGATTCAGATGAAGGCCTTCGAAAAGGCCCTTCAAGCGAGAGCGCTGCCGTGGGCCCCCTGCAGCATTATCTCTAGGAACCCGAGGCTGGGGCGTTCTGTTCTAGACTACCTCCTGGACTGCCGCGGCGAACCGGTATACGTCGAGCTTAAGAGCGCGGTGCTCCGAGACGGTTTTTACGCAGCCTACCCCGACTGTCCAACGGCGCGGGGGAGGAGGCACGTGATCGAGCTGGCAGAGTACGCTGAGAGGGGCGGCAAGTCGCTCATCGTCTTTATCGCGGCTCTGCGGGGGGTGAGAGCGTTTAGACCCTACGAGAAGGGCGACCCTGAGATGCCGAATCTGTTGAGGAGAGCCGCGTCCGCTGGTGTCGAGATCAGGGCATTATCAATGCACTACGATCCCGCTTCCTCCCTCGTCGTGCTCGACAACCCGGATCTGCCAGTGATCCTCTAG
- a CDS encoding QueT transporter family protein, with amino-acid sequence MNATSGTVVKPTSGGGAKVLMIIAVLAGVLLAAALIYAFWLALQESPDNPWAAFVVSQLFLGYHSAVFAVGAIVWVLGTAIFALELYGLTPTRQGLKRSGMGIASWSVLDVALAALSAAVYGGLLTATAPIVLVPGFTWLRPANALAPLFGMFFGIPGCVGVAFGNLLADIFGGFFGVGSFGGFIGNFLIAYLPYKLVRDHSFSTATSIGEFYVWGVITQAFVSAIYICWWLDVAQTLVGLPLFVIWGIIAPIILTNNIVVNAVLSPVLGRVLYPLIKGRGLYWKDRVRTT; translated from the coding sequence GTGAACGCCACATCGGGAACCGTTGTTAAACCTACTTCTGGCGGGGGAGCGAAGGTTTTGATGATCATAGCCGTCCTGGCCGGTGTACTGCTGGCCGCAGCACTGATTTACGCGTTCTGGCTAGCACTCCAGGAGAGCCCCGACAACCCGTGGGCTGCTTTCGTGGTCTCGCAGCTGTTCTTAGGCTACCACAGTGCCGTATTCGCTGTGGGGGCTATCGTGTGGGTGCTCGGTACAGCGATCTTCGCTCTCGAGCTCTACGGTCTCACGCCGACTAGGCAAGGTCTGAAGCGCTCAGGCATGGGGATAGCAAGCTGGAGCGTCCTCGACGTAGCCCTAGCAGCGCTGAGCGCGGCAGTCTACGGTGGACTTCTCACTGCCACGGCACCCATAGTTCTGGTTCCTGGTTTCACGTGGCTTAGGCCAGCAAACGCCCTAGCACCCCTCTTCGGAATGTTCTTCGGGATCCCAGGCTGCGTTGGCGTTGCCTTCGGAAACCTCCTCGCCGACATCTTCGGAGGCTTCTTCGGCGTAGGCTCCTTCGGCGGTTTCATCGGGAACTTCCTAATCGCCTATCTCCCCTACAAGCTGGTGCGGGATCACAGCTTCTCCACCGCAACGTCCATCGGCGAGTTCTACGTCTGGGGCGTTATAACACAAGCCTTCGTCAGCGCGATCTACATATGCTGGTGGCTTGACGTGGCTCAGACGCTCGTCGGGCTCCCCCTCTTCGTGATCTGGGGCATCATAGCGCCCATCATCCTCACCAATAACATCGTCGTCAACGCCGTGCTATCGCCAGTGCTGGGAAGAGTCCTATACCCCCTGATCAAGGGTAGGGGGCTTTACTGGAAAGACCGGGTGAGAACAACCTAG
- a CDS encoding energy-coupling factor transporter transmembrane component T, with protein sequence MSSGLYIEKRTFFHSLDPRAKLIWALLVLAASAAAQYNGLKSLPVFASTLAALSLSGLSAGLALLLIVNASVFLAVVTLIWAGMYSTEGALLLAWGFFRITDVGLLVALGKFLLIMNPVLAFVAFFASTKPYHITWSLEKLGVPSKLAMTFTLALNMMPQTVRIVREVTEAQIARGLALDSGGLIQRLRNYAPIIIPVISRFITDVWDLSMVLASRYTGYARRTYLFEPRWKLRDTGFMLVSVLVYGGVIVWSMLP encoded by the coding sequence ATGTCCTCTGGGCTTTACATCGAGAAGAGGACGTTCTTTCATAGCTTAGACCCTAGAGCGAAGCTGATCTGGGCTCTTCTCGTGCTCGCGGCTAGCGCGGCTGCCCAGTACAACGGCTTGAAGAGTCTTCCCGTCTTCGCTTCGACGTTGGCAGCTCTGAGCCTATCTGGGCTTAGCGCCGGCTTGGCCCTCCTCCTCATCGTGAACGCCTCCGTTTTCCTGGCCGTTGTGACTCTGATCTGGGCGGGGATGTACAGCACTGAGGGTGCGTTGCTGCTGGCCTGGGGCTTCTTCCGCATCACCGATGTGGGGCTTCTCGTAGCGCTCGGTAAGTTCCTCCTCATCATGAACCCCGTCCTGGCTTTCGTAGCCTTCTTCGCATCGACGAAACCCTACCACATTACCTGGAGCTTGGAGAAGCTGGGGGTGCCCTCCAAGCTCGCGATGACCTTCACTCTAGCTCTAAACATGATGCCGCAGACGGTAAGGATCGTGAGGGAGGTAACCGAGGCTCAAATCGCCAGAGGCCTCGCCCTCGACAGCGGTGGTCTAATCCAGCGCTTGAGAAACTACGCGCCGATCATCATACCCGTGATCTCGCGTTTTATCACGGATGTATGGGATCTCAGCATGGTTCTTGCATCCAGGTACACCGGCTACGCGAGGAGGACGTACCTGTTTGAACCAAGATGGAAGCTAAGGGATACGGGCTTTATGCTAGTATCAGTACTGGTCTACGGTGGGGTGATCGTGTGGAGCATGCTTCCGTGA